The window ATGGATCCACAGGACGTTCCGTATCTCAGACGCGGGCTCGGTGTGATCTTTCAGGACTATCGTCTGCTCTCGGACAAGACGGTTTATGAGAATGTGGCGTTTGCGATGCGCGTCATTGAGGCGCCGCGTCAGATGATTCAGCGCCGTGTAAACGCCGTACTGGATGTGGTCGGACTGCGCGACAAGTACCGCAATTTCCCCTCGCAGCTCTCGGGCGGCGAGCAGCAGCGTGTAGCAATCGCGCGCGCGATTGTGAACGATCCCGCGATCCTCATTGCCGACGAGCCGACGGGGAATCTGGATCCTGAGACGAGCTGGGATATTATGGACATCTTCAAGCGGATCAATGCGTCCGGGACGACGATCGTCATGGCGACGCATGACAAGGGCATTGTCGATACGATGCAGCGGCGCGTCATCGCCATCGAGGGCGGACACATTGTGCGCGACGAGCAGCGCGGAGGATACGGCTATGAAGATTAGAACCGCAGAATACTATGTGCAGGAGGTCTTTCGCTCGCTGCGCCGCAACAACTGGATGACGTTCGCGGCGGTCGGTACGGTGGCGGTTTCGCTCTTTATCCTCGGCGTGTTCCTGATTCTCGCGCTCAATATGAACCGCGCGGCGTCGCTGCTGGAGTCACAGGTGCAGATCAGTGTCTATATGAAGGATGATCTCACGGTGGATGCCGAGGAGGATGTAGGGACAAAGATTCGCGAACTGCAGGGGATCGAGTCCGTGACCTATGTCAGCCGCGAGGAGGCGCGTGAACGCCTATCGGAGCGTCTGGGGGAGCAGAAATATCTGCTGGACGCGCTCGGCGACAAGAATCCGCTGCCGAATGCCTATGAGGTGACGGTACGGCAGCCGGATATGGTGGAGACGGCGGCGAAGCAGATCGAGCGCATGGACGGCGTGGAGTCCGCGAAGTACGGACAGGATGTGGTGGAACACCTCTTTGACATCACGCGGCTTGTGCGTATCTTCGGCGTGCTGCTCATTCTGCTGCTCGGCAGTGCGACGGTGTTCATCATTGCGAATACGATCCGTCTGACGGTGTTTGCACGGCGGCGTGAGATTGCGATTATGAAGTACGTCGGTGCGACGGATGAGTTCATCCGCTGGCCGTTCGTGTTGGAGGGGATTGTGCTCGGGTGCATCGGCGGTCTGATTTCTGCGATTGTTCTGCGCAGCTTCTATGCGGGCGTGACGAACAAGGTCTATGATACGCTCGCGTTTTTCCCGCTGATCCCACAATATCCGTTCATGAACTATGTGAGTGTGGCGATTATCCTGCTCGGCATGGCGATCGGTGCGGCGGGTGCGTGGGTGTCGCTCAAACGTTTCCTGAAGGTGTGAGTATGAGACAAGGGATGAAACGGATGCTCGCGTCGGTGCTGGCCGTGACGCTCCTCGCAGCAGCGGGGCAGGGGGCGGCGGCGACGCTTGAGGAGGAGCGCGACAGCTACGATGCGCAGGTGGAGGAACTGGGACGGCAGAGTGACGAGCTCGCCGGAAAGATCGACTCGCTCTCGGAGCAGAAGCGCATTCTGGATGAGCAGGCGGAAACGGCAATCGCCGCGCACAGGGCGCGCCGTGCCGAGCTGAACGCGACGCTCGAACGTCTGGAGGAGAACGAGGAAAAGCTTGAGGTCGCCGAGCGGGACTATGCGCGTAAGAGCGAGGCGCTCGGCAGGCGCGTGCGCGATATTTACATCAACGGGCAGATCTCGTATGTGGATGTGCTTTTCGGTGCGAAGGATTTTTCGGATTTCCTCACGCGCATGGATCTCCTGAAGCGCGTCATCAAGCAGGACTACGATCTCGTGCATGAGGTGCTGGCACAGCGCAACGCGATGATCGCGCTCAAGGGGGAGCTTGAGAAGGATCGCGCGGCGCAGGAGCCGCTTGAGAAGAAGGCGCGTGAGGCGCGACTTGCGATGGAGGACAAGGTCGAGGCGCAGCGGGCGCTCATCGAGCAGATGAAGTACGACAAGGAGACGATCGACCGCAAGCAGGACGAATCCCGTGCGGCATCGGAGCGCATCACACAGATGCTCCGACGCAGCGGTCTCAGGAGTCTCCCCGTGCAGGGCTCGGGCGCGATGATCTGGCCGCTCGCGGGGGAGATCACGTCGGATTTCGGTTGGCGCACGCATCCCATTACGGGAGCGCAGCGGTTTCACAGCGGCATCGACATCGGCGGCGACTACGGCGACCCGATCTATGCCGCGCAGGCGGGAACGGTTGAGTATGCGGGCTGGATCTCGGGCTATGGCTATGCTGTGATTATCAACCACGGCGGCGGGATCTCGACGCTCTATGGACACTGTCAGTCGCTCGATGTGAGCACGGGGCAGAGTGTCGCGCAGGGCGAGCTGGTTGCCGAGTGCGGCTCGACGGGCAACTCCACAGGGCCGCACTGTCACTTTGAGGTGCGCGTCAACGGCGAGCCGGTGAATCCGCTCGGGTATTTGTAGGCATCGGTGTATTGCAATGCCCCTTGCGAACGCTTAGTTACGCAAGTGATCGTATGCTTATTCGCCTAAATACCTGCGGATTCCAAACGCGCTTCGCTTGAACGGTGGAAATCCGCAGGGGGTGAAACGCATACTTTACTCACTTGCTCCACTAGGGTTCGCTGCGGGGCATTACGATAACACCAACAGCTACAATTCAATGAAAGAAACTATGAATAGAAAAAAACTAATTTCCATCGTCCTTTTGTCCGCATTCCTCGGGAGTGTGCTGACCGTCTTTGTGGCGGGCGCGTTCCTGCGCTCGATGGGGCTGTATGCGGACGATGCCCTGCGTCTTTTTGGTGTGATGAAGTTCATCCAAGCACGCTATGTGAATGCACCCGATGCGACGGCACTGGTGGACGGCGCGATTGATGGTATGGTCGCCTCGCTGGACGATCCGCACTCCATCTATATGCCGCCCGCGATGTTCAAGGAGCTGCGCCAGCACACGGAGGGCTCGTTCGGCGGCATCGGTGTGACGATGGGCTTCAAGGACAACAACGTCAAGATTATCTCGGTACTTGAGGGCACGCCCGGTGAGGCGGCGGGGCTGCGTGCGGGCGATGAGATTCTCGCTGTGGACGGTACGCCGACGAGCGAACTCCAAAACGAGGAGGTCGCCCTGCGCATCCGTGGCGAGGCGGGCACGCAGGTCGTGCTGCGCATCCTGCGCGACGGTGCGGAGCAGGAGTACACGATCACGCGCGACATCATACAGGTTGCGTCCGTGCGCGGGGTGCTCGTCGAGGGGACGACCATCGGCTACATCCGCATCGGCTCGTTTGCCGAGCATACGGGTGAGGAGTTCGCTGCGGAGATGAACCGCCTCGCAGGCGAGGGCATGACTGCGCTCATCATCGATCTGCGCGAGAATCCGGGCGGGCTCATCACGAGCTGTGCCGCCGTCGCCGAGCAGGTCGTTCCCGAAGGCAGGATCGTTTCTGTGATTGATCGGGACGGGGACGAGGAGGTCTACTACTCCTCGCTCGATGAACGCAAATACCCGATTGTCGTGCTCATCGACGAGAACAGTGCGAGCGCGTCGGAGATTCTCGCGGGAGCACTTCAGGATACGGGCGCGGGTACGATCATCGGTACGACCTCGTATGGCAAGGGCTCGGTGCAGGCGGTTCTGCCGCTTTTCCACGAGGACGGGCTGAAGCTCACGATTGCAAAGTATCTCACGCCAAACGGCAGATCCATTGACGGTACGGGCATCACCCCCGACATCACTGTCGAGCGTTCGCCCTCGGACACAACGGATGTGCAGTTTGAGGCGGCGAAGCAGTATCTCATCGAACATCCGTCGCTTTGAGGAAGCACTGATAAATTCAACACCATCATCTTGACGCATCTTTTTTGCCCGCACTTCGGTGGAAAATCCTCCACATAGCCCTTGCTATGCGTCCGGTTTTCCACCTTGTTCGGACGAAAAAATCTACGCCAATCTGACGGATTTCATTTTATCAG of the Selenomonas dianae genome contains:
- a CDS encoding S41 family peptidase, translated to MNRKKLISIVLLSAFLGSVLTVFVAGAFLRSMGLYADDALRLFGVMKFIQARYVNAPDATALVDGAIDGMVASLDDPHSIYMPPAMFKELRQHTEGSFGGIGVTMGFKDNNVKIISVLEGTPGEAAGLRAGDEILAVDGTPTSELQNEEVALRIRGEAGTQVVLRILRDGAEQEYTITRDIIQVASVRGVLVEGTTIGYIRIGSFAEHTGEEFAAEMNRLAGEGMTALIIDLRENPGGLITSCAAVAEQVVPEGRIVSVIDRDGDEEVYYSSLDERKYPIVVLIDENSASASEILAGALQDTGAGTIIGTTSYGKGSVQAVLPLFHEDGLKLTIAKYLTPNGRSIDGTGITPDITVERSPSDTTDVQFEAAKQYLIEHPSL
- the ftsE gene encoding cell division ATP-binding protein FtsE yields the protein MIRMKNVSKIYDNGSVALDHVSIEIGKGEFIFVVGVSGAGKSTFIKMLFREELPTEGELFVNGHDVVHMDPQDVPYLRRGLGVIFQDYRLLSDKTVYENVAFAMRVIEAPRQMIQRRVNAVLDVVGLRDKYRNFPSQLSGGEQQRVAIARAIVNDPAILIADEPTGNLDPETSWDIMDIFKRINASGTTIVMATHDKGIVDTMQRRVIAIEGGHIVRDEQRGGYGYED
- a CDS encoding murein hydrolase activator EnvC family protein, with the protein product MRQGMKRMLASVLAVTLLAAAGQGAAATLEEERDSYDAQVEELGRQSDELAGKIDSLSEQKRILDEQAETAIAAHRARRAELNATLERLEENEEKLEVAERDYARKSEALGRRVRDIYINGQISYVDVLFGAKDFSDFLTRMDLLKRVIKQDYDLVHEVLAQRNAMIALKGELEKDRAAQEPLEKKAREARLAMEDKVEAQRALIEQMKYDKETIDRKQDESRAASERITQMLRRSGLRSLPVQGSGAMIWPLAGEITSDFGWRTHPITGAQRFHSGIDIGGDYGDPIYAAQAGTVEYAGWISGYGYAVIINHGGGISTLYGHCQSLDVSTGQSVAQGELVAECGSTGNSTGPHCHFEVRVNGEPVNPLGYL
- the ftsX gene encoding permease-like cell division protein FtsX — translated: MKIRTAEYYVQEVFRSLRRNNWMTFAAVGTVAVSLFILGVFLILALNMNRAASLLESQVQISVYMKDDLTVDAEEDVGTKIRELQGIESVTYVSREEARERLSERLGEQKYLLDALGDKNPLPNAYEVTVRQPDMVETAAKQIERMDGVESAKYGQDVVEHLFDITRLVRIFGVLLILLLGSATVFIIANTIRLTVFARRREIAIMKYVGATDEFIRWPFVLEGIVLGCIGGLISAIVLRSFYAGVTNKVYDTLAFFPLIPQYPFMNYVSVAIILLGMAIGAAGAWVSLKRFLKV